In Neofelis nebulosa isolate mNeoNeb1 chromosome 10, mNeoNeb1.pri, whole genome shotgun sequence, one DNA window encodes the following:
- the ZBTB44 gene encoding zinc finger and BTB domain-containing protein 44 isoform X3, translated as MLIHSGIKPFQCDRCGKKFTRAYSLKMHRLKHEGKRCFRCQICSATFTSFGEYKHHMRVSRHIIRKPRIYECKTCGAMFTNSGNLIVHLRSLNHEASELANYFQSSDFLVPDYLNQEQEETLVQYDLGEHSFESNSSVQMPVISQVSSTQNCESTFPLGSLGGLAEKEEEMPEQPKTSACAEATRDDPPKSELSSITIE; from the exons ATGCTCATCCACTCAG GAATTAAACCATTTCAGTGTGACCGCTGTGGGAAAAAGTTCACCAGGGCTTACTCGCTAAAGATGCATCGCCTAAAGCATGAAGGTAAACGCTGTTTCCGGTGCCAGATATGTAGTGCCACTTTCACTTCCTTCGGGGAATATAAACACCACATGAGGGTTTCCCGGCACATTATCCGCAAGCCTCGGATTTACGAGTGCAAAACATGTGGCGCCATGTTCACCAACTCTGGAAATTTAATCGTGCACCTGAGGAGTCTGAACCATGAAGCGTCAGAGCTAGCAAACTACTTCCAGAGCAG TGATTTCCTAGTACCGGACTACTTAAACCAGGAGCAAGAAGAGACCCTTGTTCAATATGATCTTGGAGAACACAGTTTTGAAAGCAACTCCTCTGTTCAAATGCCTGTAATTTCACAGGTCTCCTCGACCCAGAATTGTGAAAGCACTTTCCCCTTGGGGTCTCTTGGTGGGctggcagaaaaagaggaagaaatgccaGAGCAGCCAAAGACCAGTGCTTGTGCCGAGGCAACCAGAGATGACCCCCCCAAATCAGAGCTGTCTTCTATAACCATTGAGTAA